The Astatotilapia calliptera chromosome 17, fAstCal1.2, whole genome shotgun sequence genome has a segment encoding these proteins:
- the aldh1l2 gene encoding mitochondrial 10-formyltetrahydrofolate dehydrogenase: MLWTASQVLRKFSTSSHQYQNKLKLAIIGQSLFGQEVYSNLRKQGHKVVGVFTVPDKDGKADPLAVAAEKEGTPVFKFPRWRVKGKPIPEVVDAYKAVGAELNVMPFCSQFIPMNVIDHPKHGSIIYHPSILPLHRGASAINWTLIHGDKKAGFTVFWADDGLDTGPILLQRQCDVEPNDTVDTLYNRFLFPGGIKAMVESVQLIADGKAPRTPQPEEGASYEGIQKKSNAKVNLAQPAEAIHNWIRGHDKVPGAWTVIDGQSVTLYGSSMLGGSVPEGQPLDIEGASQAARVTKNGLVLYGTDGKALLVKNLQFEDGKMIPASKYFSSGESASVELTDDEKTMAEEIRNIWKGILSNVPAIEDTTDFFKSGAASMDVVRLVEEVKQKCAGVQLQNEDVYMATTFQDFIQMFVRKLRGEDQEEELVVDYATKDVNNMTVKMPYQCFINGKFEDSENGKTYDSISPTDGSVICKVSYASVGDVDRAVAAAKEAYENGPWGKMNPRDRGSLLYRLADLMEEHQEELATIESIDSGAVYTLALKTHVGMSIQTFRYFAGWCDKIQGKTIPINQARPNRNLTFTKKEPLGVCAIVIPWNYPLMMLAWKSAACLAAGNTLVLKPAQVTPLTALKFAELSVKAGIPKGVINILPGSGGVVGQRLSEHPDIRKLGFTGSTPIGKQIMKSCAVSNLKKVSLELGGKSPLLIFSDCDMDKAVRMGMSSVFFNKGENCIAAGRLFVEESIHDEFIDRVVEEIKKMKIGDPLDRSTDHGPQNHKAHLDKLLEYCEIGVKEGATLVYGGTRVDRPGFFMEPTVFTDVEDHMFLAKEESFGPVMVVSKFKDGDVDGVLQRANDTEYGLASGVFTRDINKAMYVSERLEAGTVFVNTYNKTDVATPFGGFKQSGFGKDLGEDALMEYLKTKAVTVEY; the protein is encoded by the exons ATGTTGTGGACGGCGAGTCAAGTCTTGAGGAAATTCTCCACTTCATCC CATCAATACCAGAACAAGTTAAAGCTAGCAATTATTGGCCAGAGCCTGTTTGGTCAGGAGGTCTACAGCAACCTGAGGAAGCAGGGGCACAAGGTGGTGGGTGTGTTCACGGTCCCTGACAAGGATGGCAAGGCTGACCCCCTGG CGGTGGCGGCAGAAAAAGAGGGGACACCTGTGTTCAAATTCCCACGGTGGCGGGTTAAGGGGAAACCCATCCCAGAAGTGGTGGATGCCTACAAGGCGGTGGGTGCTGAGCTCAATGTCATGCCCTTCTGCTCACAGTTCATCCCCATGAACGTCATCGACCACCCAAAGCATGGCTCCATCATCTACCACCCCTCCATCCTGCCCCTGCACAGAGGAGCCTCAGCAATCAATTG GACTCTGATCCATGGAGATAAGAAAGCCGGCTTCACAGTGTTCTGGGCTGATGATGGACTGGATACCGGACCCATCCTGCTGCAGCGCCAGTGTGATGTCGAGCCCAATGACACTGTGGACACACTGTACAACCGCTTCCTCTTCCCCGGGGGCATCAAGGCTATG GTGGAGTCTGTGCAGCTCATTGCTGATGGAAAAGCCCCTCGGACTCCTCAGCCAGAGGAAGGAGCGAGCTATGAAGGCATTCAGAAGAAATCCAACGCCAAG GTGAATCTGGCACAGCCAGCCGAGGCGATCCACAACTGGATCCGTGGCCACGACAAAGTCCCCGGTGCTTGGACGGTCATTGATGGCCAG TCTGTGACCCTTTATGGCTCCTCCATGTTGGGGGGGTCTGTACCCGAGGGCCAGCCGCTGGACATCGAGGGGGCTTCTCAGGCTGCTCGTGTCACCAAAAACGGGCTCGTCCTGTATGGAACTGACGGCAAAGCT CTCCTAGTGAAGAACCTGCAGTTTGAAGATGGGAAAATGATTCCTGCTTCCAAATATTTCTCTTCCGGAGAAAGCGCCAGTGTGGAGCTGACCGATGACGAGAAGACAATGGCAGAGGAGATCAGG AACATCTGGAAGGGCATCCTCAGCAACGTGCCAGCCATTGAGGACACCACAGACTTCTTCAAGTCCGGCGCCGCCTCCATGGATGTGGTCAG ACTGGTTGAGGAGGTGAAGCAGAAGTGTGCTGGCGTGCAGCTACAGAACGAGGATGTGTACATGGCCACCACATTCCAGGACTTCATCCAGATGTTTGTCCGCAAGCTGCGAGGAGAGGACCAGGAGGAGGAGCTCGTCGTTGATTAT GCAACCAAAGACGTAAACAACATGACAGTGAAAATGCCATATCAGTGTTTCATCAACGGCAAGTTTGAGGATTCAGAAAATGGAAAGACCTATGATAGCATCAGCCCCACTGATGGATCC GTGATCTGTAAGGTGTCTTATGCCTCAGTGGGTGATGTGGACAGAGCTGTGGCTGCTGCCAAAGAAGCTTACGAAAATGGGCCCTGGGGCAAGATGAACCCCAGAGACAGAGGAAGTCTTCTTTACAG GCTTGCTGACCTGATGGAGGAACATCAGGAGGAGCTGGCCACCATCGAGTCCATCGACTCAGGAGCCGTGTACACGCTGGCCCTCAAGACACATGTCGGCATGTCCATCCAAACCTTCCGTTACTTTGCTGGCTGGTGTGACAAGATCCAG GGTAAGACGATTCCCATCAACCAAGCCCGGCCCAACCGCAACCTGACCTTCACTAAGAAAGAGCCTCTGGG TGTGTGTGCCATAGTCATCCCGTGGAACTACCCTCTCATGATGCTGGCGTGGAAGAGTGCAGCTTGCCTGGCAGCTGGAAACACGCTGGTTCTCAAACCTGCACAG GTCACTCCACTGACGGCACTAAAGTTTGCTGAGCTTTCAGTGAAGGCAGGCATCCCAAAAGGAGTCATCAATATTTTACCAGGCTCTG GTGGCGTGGTTGGACAGCGTCTGTCCGAGCACCCAGACATCCGCAAGCTGGGCTTCACCGGCTCTACGCCTATCGGCAAACAGATCATGAAGAG ctGTGCAGTCAGTAATCTGAAGAAAGTTTCTCTGGAGCTCGGGGGGAagtcccccctcctcatcttcagtGACTGCGACATGGATAAGGCTGTTCGCATG GGCATGAGCTCGGTGTTTTTCAACAAGGGCGAGAACTGCATCGCTGCCGGCCGTCTCTTTGTGGAGGAGTCCATACACGACGAGTTCATTGACCGAGTG gtggaggagatcaagaagATGAAGATCGGAGACCCCCTGGATCGCTCCACAGACCACGGCCCACAGAACCACAAAGCCCACTTGGACAAGCTGCTGGAGTACTGTGAGATCGGGGTGAAGGAGGGAGCCACACTGGTGTACGGAGGCACACGGGTCGACAGGCCAG GTTTCTTCATGGAGCCCACCGTGTTCACTGATGTGGAGGACCACATGTTCCTCGCCAAAGAAGAGTCCTTTGGTCCCGTCATGGTGGTGTCCAAATTTAAGGACGG AGATGTGGACGGCGTGCTGCAGAGAGCCAATGACACGGAGTACGGTCTGGCTTCAGGCGTGTTCACGCGCGACATTAACAAGGCCATGTATGTGAGCGAGCGGCTGGAGGCTGGAACCGTGTTTGTGAACACCTACAACAAGACTGATGTTGCCACACCTTTTGGGGGTTTCAAGCAGTCAGGCTTTGGCAAAGACCTCG GTGAGGATGCTCTCATGGAATATCTCAAGACCAAAGCAGTGACAGTGGAATACTGA
- the LOC113009534 gene encoding serine/threonine-protein kinase pim-1-like produces the protein MKKETRKIATPADKKDSGDQDRKSRTAKRKASPEKKTPMKRRRVAEQAGPSTSSDVVKGVKRKVVQDEEDTTKKAKRAKLLDHMSGDKEQASSSLDSGKDLNNKQVCVKHGKRKATGDDREPPKKKKRNVDQDKKSVADQKREFQARYVEEHQLGEGGCGAVFSGYRIEDRFPVAIKHIPKNKVYCKVADESGKMLSVEVAIMVKLAGEAEGSVGISAPVSLLEWFDLGKELILVLERPVPAVDLQKYKAEYGRTLPEDKAKVILKQLVDAVKELEDKHIFHRDIKGENILIETGSDVPRVRIIDFGLSCFVKQRSLYRVFYGTPLHTPPEWYRRSCYRCGPTTVWQMGVVLYEALHARHFSTERFLAKKLSIKKRLSTECQNFLEACLTIAPEKRPTLEELQLHPWLR, from the exons atgaaaaaggaaacaagaaaaattgCCACTCCAGCCGATAAGAAAGATTCGGGAGATCAAg ATCGTAAGAGCAGGACTGCTAAAAGAAAGGCCAGTCCTGAAAAGAAGACCCCAATGAAAAGGAGGAGGGTCGCTGAGCAGGCTGGTCCTTCCACCAGCTCAGATGTGGTCAAAGGAGTGAAGCGCAAGGTTGTGCAAGATGAAGAGGacacaacaaagaaagcaaagaggGCTAAACTTCTTGACCATATGAGCGGTGACAAGGAGCAAGCATCCTCCTCGTTGGACTCTGGTAAAG ACTTGAACAACAAACAGGTGTGCGTAAAACATGGCAAAAGAAAGGCCACGGGAGACGATAGAGAGCcacccaagaaaaaaaaaaggaatgtggACCAGGacaaaaaatcagtggcagaCCAAAAAC GTGAATTCCAAGCCAGATATGTGGAGGAGCACCAGCTCGGAGAAGGAGGCTGCGGAGCAGTGTTTTCTGGCTACCGGATAGAAGATCGTTTTCCA GTTGCCATCAAACACATTCCCAAAAATAAAGTCTACTGCAAAGTGGCG GATGAAAGCGGGAAGATGCTCTCGGTGGAAGTGGCCATTATGGTTAAACTTGCAGGTGAAGCAGAAGGGTCAGTGGGAATATCAGCACCTGTGTCCTTGCTGGAGTGGTTCGACCTCGGCAAAGAGCTGATCCTGGTGCTGGAGAGACCTGTCCCCGCTGTGGACCTGCAAAAATACAAAGCAGAATATGGAAGAACCTTACCAGAGGACAAGGCCAAG GTCATTCTGAAGCAACTCGTTGATGCTGTAAAGGAACTTGAGGATAAACACATCTTTCATCGGGACATCAAGGGAGAAAACATTCTGATTGAGACCGGCTCCGATGTGCCTCGAGTTCGCATCATTGACTTTGGACTGAGCTGCTTTGTTAAACAGCGATCTCTGTATCGCGTCTTCTATG gCACTCCTCTTCACACCCCTCCCGAGTGGTACAGGAGGAGCTGCTACAGGTGTGGACCCACCACGGTGTGGCAAATGGGAGTGGTGTTGTATGAAGCGCTTCATGCACGGCACTTTAGTACCGAGAGGTTCCTCGCAAAGAAACTGAGCATCAAAAAGCGTCTGTCCACAG aaTGCCAGAATTTCTTGGAGGCATGTTTAACTATAGCCCCGGAGAAGCGCCCAACACTGGAGGAGCTCCAGCTTCACCCCTGGCTaagataa
- the LOC113009536 gene encoding differentially expressed in FDCP 6 homolog, with product MIKDSMQAEMQVKEKEAEQQKKRIRELELTQQQLEVALNMEIQARLEEERARLELERLLQAEDEKRKHFQLLQEQQRTMQNLSPIQELSDGSPDEDTPSALNSASQELQDLQASRQRSHQRLEEVQERLRNASQQVRHWNIQLNRLMTPITPAERLESRLLSKPTCPKKEASNEFITKFKIRVDQNRGDDESLEHQLEAANLSDESFEAQTEVNGQI from the exons atg atAAAAGACAGCATGCAGGCTGAGATGCAGGTGAAGGAAAAGGAGGCTGAACAACAGAAGAAGAGGATCAGGGAGCTGGAGctgacacagcagcagctggaagtTGCCCTTAATATGGAGATCCAGGCTcggctggaggaggagagggccagACTGGAGCTTGAGCG GTTGCTGCAGGCTGAAGATGAAAAGAGGAAACATTTCCAGCTCCTCCAGGAGCAGCAACGTACAATGCAAAACCTCAGCCCCATACAGGAGCTGTCAGATGGCAGTCCCGATGAGGACACCCCCTCAGCCCTCAACTCTGCCTCTCAGGAGCTCCAGGATCTGCAGGCATCTCGCCAAAGAAGTCACCAGCGTCTGGAG GAGGTTCAGGAGAGGCTGAGGAATGCCAGTCAACAGGTACGGCACTGGAACATCCAGCTGAACCGACTGATGACCCCCATTACTCCTGCAG AGCGACTGGAAAGCCGGCTGTTATCAAAGCCCACATGCCCTAAAAAGGAGGCCAGTAATGAGTTCATCACTAAGTTTAAGATAAGAGTTGATCAGAATAGAGGCGATGATGAAAGTCTGGAGCATCAGTTGGAGGCTGCCAACCTGTCTGATGAATCGTTCGAGGCCCAGACAGAAGTCAACGGACAAATATGA